A window from Oncorhynchus mykiss isolate Arlee chromosome 9, USDA_OmykA_1.1, whole genome shotgun sequence encodes these proteins:
- the LOC110532731 gene encoding fidgetin-like protein 2, whose product MLSPVAPYSLYKMHWNPEHAQSLSQSLSQSLSQWPEQHLDVSSTTSSPAHKSELYAAGHAHGRGGYAWANDDISALTASNLLKSYAEKYCDVLDSPYDRPPGPAVGAYPEPGAFGGLIGLKTELEHWPLSHSAEGLYPGSLDGLSGPKAGATSAGPPGASNMSGVNSNLSESCYSGSSSSSGSHSGDYNRPSYNGTYVSPGYCPQPPSALPPASLQHPLQPTPTLLPSYSLSTSVYNYPPSSYPHQPGLGPTYSHPSAGYLPPGLAAPTPLPSRPTVVGGSYGYQESRGGLKRKAFEMSLDEEEDGSRYSKYTSYDPVKPGGGDSLSPYRVGDKENSGFTTGSTDPQAFKPSKPSSQLLVSPPYRVALAGDYSPPAGMTGENVGGGGGSENQGFTQQQHHSSLVHNNKLPSLHGQGQPGSGPGESGSLKSPDPRLLDLVNGELLDCSPALLWGELAGLTHVKAALEEELLWPCLRPSPAVRPPATVLLFGPRGGGKTTLARSMASQLGASFYRLSGAMLASKGKAEAEGILEATLQVAGLRQPSVVLLSEVEAMEKEEGLRQVLLSALEKAQMELGSAGGAPGLVIMVCATGRPDLLQDAVHRSFAKRYHVGLPDAFYRKPS is encoded by the coding sequence GCCTGTATAAGATGCACTGGAACCCGGAGCATGcccagtccctcagtcagtccctcagccAGTCCCTCAGCCAGTGGCCTGAGCAGCACCTGGATGTGTCTTCCACCACCTCCTCACCGGCCCACAAGTCTGAGCTTTACGCCGCTGGCCACGCCCACGGCCGAGGTGGCTACGCCTGGGCCAATGATGACATCTCAGCCCTCACCGCCTCCAACCTGCTGAAGAGCTATGCAGAGAAGTACTGTGATGTTCTAGACTCGCCATACGACCGTCCACCGGGGCCCGCTGTAGGGGCCTACCCAGAGCCAGGGGCTTTCGGGGGCCTTATTGGCCTCAAGACTGAGCTGGAACACTGGCCCCTGAGCCACAGTGCAGAAGGGCTATACCCCGGGTCCCTGGATGGTCTCTCGGGCCCGAAGGCCGGGGCCACATCAGCAGGGCCCCCAGGGGCGAGCAATATGTCAGGGGTCAACAGTAACCTCTCAGAATCTTGTTATAGTGGTAGCAGCTCCTCCTCTGGCTCTCACTCAGGTGACTACAACCGCCCCAGCTACAACGGTACCTACGTCTCGCCTGGCTACTGCCCCCAGCCCCCTTCAGCactcccccctgcctccctccaacACCCCCTCCAGCCCACACCCACCCTGTTGCCCAGCTACTCCCTCTCCACCTCGGTCTACAACTACCCCCCCAGCAGCTACCCCCACCAGCCCGGCCTGGGCCCCACCTACAGCCACCCCTCTGCAGGGTACTTACCCCCGGGGCTGGCCGCCCCCACTCCCCTCCCGTCTCGGCCCACCGTGGTCGGGGGTAGCTACGGCTACCAGGAATCCAGAGGTGGGTTGAAGAGGAAGGCGTTTGAAATGTCATTagacgaggaggaggatggcTCTAGATACAGTAAGTATACAAGCTACGACCCAGTGAAGCCCGGAGGAggggactctctctctccctacagagtGGGAGATAAAGAAAACAGTGGCTTCACCACGGGCAGCACAGATCCCCAGGCCTTCAAGCCCAGTAAGCCCTCCTCCCAGCTCCTCGTGTCTCCTCCGTACAGGGTGGCTTTAGCAGGGGACTACAGCCCACCAGCAGGGATGACTGGGGAGAacgtaggaggaggaggagggtcagAGAACCAGGGCTTCACCCAGCAGCAGCACCACTCCTCCCTGGTCCACAACAATAAACTCCCCTCCCTGCATGGCCAGGGCCAGCCTGGGTCTGGGCCAGGGGAGTCGGGCAGCCTGAAGAGCCCAGACCCCAGGCTTCTGGATCTAGTCAATGGGGAGTTGCTGGACTGTAGCCCGGCCCTGCTATGGGGGGAGCTGGCTGGGCTGACCCATGTCAAGGCTGCCCTGGAGGAGGAGCTGCTGTGGCCCTGTCTTAGGCCCAGCCCCGCTGTCCGCCCCCCAGCCACTGTTCTGTTATTCGGCCCCCGAGGAGGCGGGAAGACCACCCTAGCACGCTCCATGGCCTCCCAGCTTGGGGCCTCCTTCTATAGGCTCAGCGGGGCCATGTTAGCCTCTAAAGGCAAGGCTGAGGCTGAGGGGATCCTGGAGGCCACACTGCAGGTGGCGGGGTTGAGGCAGCCCTCCGTGGTGCTGCTCAGTGAGGTGGAGGctatggagaaggaggaggggttgAGGCAGGTGTTGCTATCTGCCCTGGAGAAGGCCCAGATGGAGTTAGGATCGGCGGGAGGAGCCCCTGGGCTGGTGATCATGGTGTGTGCCACCGGTAGGCCAGATCTGCTCCAGGATGCTGTGCATCGGAGCTTCGCCAAGCGCTACCACGTGGGCCTGCCAGATGCTTTTTACAGAAAGCCGAGTTGA